In one window of Jatrophihabitans endophyticus DNA:
- a CDS encoding acyl-CoA dehydrogenase family protein produces MAISLETPKKFAQIVNQAHQVSTEIFRPISRKYDQAEHEYPKELDTLAALIDGMNDGGEGGTGARGVRRDEAKDKPGNKNGSNMSSVLSIMEACWGDVALVLSMPRQGLGDAAIASVANDEQLQRFGGLWASMAITEPGFGSDSSAVSTTAVRDGDDYVINGEKIYVTAGGRSNAVVVWATLDKSKGRAAIKSFVVPKDTPGCRVERLEHKLGIRASDTATIIFEDCRVPKENMLGDPDVNDDTGQGFAGAMQTFDNTRPLVAGMAVGCARAALDEIEDLLREAGVEVDYDRPSYAQPAAAAAYLQLEADWEAAYLLTLESTWMADNRKANSLQASMAKAKAGRVGVEITTKCVELAGSLGYSENSLLEKWARDSKILDIFEGTQQIQQLIIARRLLGKSSGELK; encoded by the coding sequence ATGGCCATCAGTCTCGAGACGCCGAAGAAGTTCGCGCAGATCGTCAACCAGGCCCACCAGGTCTCGACCGAGATCTTCCGGCCGATCTCGCGCAAGTACGACCAGGCCGAGCACGAGTACCCCAAGGAGCTCGACACGCTCGCCGCGCTCATCGACGGCATGAACGACGGCGGCGAGGGCGGCACGGGGGCGCGAGGTGTGCGCCGCGACGAGGCGAAGGACAAGCCGGGCAACAAGAACGGCAGCAACATGTCCTCGGTGCTGTCGATCATGGAGGCGTGCTGGGGCGACGTCGCCCTCGTGCTGTCGATGCCGCGCCAGGGGCTCGGCGACGCGGCGATCGCGTCGGTGGCCAACGACGAGCAGCTGCAGCGTTTCGGCGGGTTGTGGGCCTCCATGGCCATCACCGAGCCCGGCTTCGGGTCCGACTCGTCGGCCGTCTCGACGACCGCGGTGCGCGACGGCGACGACTACGTCATCAACGGCGAGAAGATCTACGTGACCGCGGGGGGCCGTTCCAACGCCGTCGTCGTGTGGGCCACGCTGGACAAGAGCAAGGGCCGCGCGGCCATCAAGTCGTTCGTCGTCCCGAAGGACACGCCCGGCTGCCGCGTCGAGCGGCTCGAGCACAAGCTCGGCATCCGCGCGTCCGACACCGCGACGATCATCTTCGAGGACTGCCGCGTCCCGAAGGAGAACATGCTCGGCGACCCGGACGTCAACGACGACACCGGACAGGGCTTCGCCGGCGCGATGCAGACCTTCGACAACACCCGCCCGCTGGTCGCCGGGATGGCGGTCGGCTGCGCGCGGGCGGCGCTGGACGAGATCGAGGACCTGCTGCGCGAGGCCGGCGTCGAGGTCGACTACGACCGACCGTCCTACGCGCAGCCCGCGGCCGCGGCCGCGTACCTGCAGCTGGAGGCCGACTGGGAGGCCGCCTACCTGTTGACGCTCGAGTCGACGTGGATGGCCGACAACCGCAAGGCCAACTCGCTGCAGGCCTCGATGGCCAAGGCCAAGGCCGGCCGCGTCGGCGTCGAGATCACGACGAAGTGCGTCGAGCTCGCAGGGTCGCTGGGCTACAGCGAGAACTCGC